The following nucleotide sequence is from Tautonia rosea.
AAGGTGAGATCTCATTGAGAGTTCCGCGACAGTGGCGCCCTCTGCAACTCATGATCGTCCTGTCTGCCCCAAGCGATCGATCACCATTGGACACGGCTTGGAAGCGTCGGACAGAGGAGTGCTGGAGATAGGCACGGAGACGATCGGGAGGCGTGGTTCGTGATCGCGTCCGTTCAAGGGGTTTCTTCCGTGGCTCTCCAAAGCGCGATCCGTCTCAGCGTGATGCGAGCGGCGGCAATCAGATCAGTTCCCTCGCCTTCGAAGTGTTGCGAGACGGCCCGATCGCCGATCATTGGCACAACGCATCGAAAAATGACCGGACCTCCGAACTCCCCTTCGACCCAGTAGCGGCCGACTTCGAGTTCCTCCATCCGATGACGGATTTCAGCCCAGTCGGACATTTCCTCCGGATCGTTCGAGTGGCTCGCAAGGCGAATGCTTGGATCGGCGCTTAGAGGCTCGGAACGGTCCTGACCAGGGAAGGGATTGTCAGTTTTGGTCAGGAAGGAACCGGAAGATGGTTCCGAGTCCGACGACGCTTCCGAGCGAAGGGTCTCAGCATGTGGTGCGGAGGCGATGGGATCGGAAGAATCGATCGGAGATCGCGTGGTGTTCCCGATTCTCGACTCCTGGTCCCCAGACTGCGTCACACCTCGATCTGACAGCTTCCGTCGGGCGAGATCGAGGAGGGAAGGGGGGGGGACTGGGAGATCTTTTGTAGAGGTCGTCGACGGGTCGGGGGAAGCGGCATCTAGAGGAGACGACTGGGGTACGATGGTGGGACCGAGGGGAGCTTTGACCGTAGGAGCGATCTCGCCCCCCGAATTCTCGGCAGGGGTAAACTCGCGGTCGGATGTCTCCTCGGTCATCAAGGAAGAGGGGGCGAAGGGAGAAGACTCTGCGACCGGAAGGAAAGATCGCGCCGAAGCAGGCTGGGTATGGTCCTTGCTGTCATCAAGGAGGCTGGTCGTCGCGGTCTTTTCCTCGGAGGCTGTCCCGTGGGCAGACTCAATGGTCTCGGGCAACTGCTTCGGGAGATGCTTCGACAAGGAGGCGAGCTGCTGACGTCCCCATTCGAGGCCGGGGCCGTTGACCAGCGCACCTCCGAAAAAGGCAGCAAAGATCAAGACAATCGCGAACAGCCCCTGTCGCACGTCGGCCTCCTTGCCCGACCCCGCCGTTATCGTTCATCACTGAACACTCGCGGCGGCCGGCGACTCAAGCGATGGCAATCCCCGTCGAATCCCTTTCTAGGGATCGCATCAGTAGCAGAATCGGGCGAACCTCGCAAGGTTGTCCGGCGCGTCGCCGGAGGGTTGGTCGAGGAACTCGAATCGGGAGATCCAGACCATGGGTTCATCCAGAACCTCTAGAATCGACCGATCACCCGGACGGATGCGTCGTCCTTACTCACGGTCGACGTCGCGTTCCTTCGAAGCGTTCGAGGAGCAATCGCCGAACCTCTCCTCCAGGGAAGACTCCCGCCGATCGACCGGATCTGCTACCTTCAACCCCATGCGAGGCGCGATGCTCCGTGCCCTGATGCTGCCGATCCGGATCCTCCTCCAGGCAATTGACTGGATGGGGAGGCTGGCGTCGTTACTTCTGGGGTTCCTGTTGATGGTTGTGGGGTCGGCGTTCCTTGCCGGACCGCTGATGCTGTTCGGGGTGCCGTTGTTCCTGCTGGGACTGTTCCTGACGCTCCGCGCGCTGGGCTAACTAGTCGCGTCATTGATGTGCCCGGTCATAGGCTCCTGGGCGTTCGACGATGGGAAGAGGATGAGCATGACTTGGTCAGGATCATGATTCATGGGGCCGATCTACCTCGACCACAACGCTTCCGCCCCTCTCGCCCCTGAAGTTCTTGAGGCAATGCGGCCGTTCTGGCTCGCTCCGGGGAACCCTGAGAGCCGGCACTCCTTTGGTCGGCATCCCAGGCGGGCGTACGAGCACGCTCGTGAGACAATCGCCAGCATTCTCAATGCAGACACGTCCGAGGTGATCTTCACGTCCGGGGGGACGGAATCAAACAACCTTGCCATCTTCGGAATCGCTGGAGACGATCGACCCGCGGAGGTCCGGCATCTGGTGACGAGCCCGATTGAGCATCCCGCGGTCTCGGAGGCCGTGGATCATCTCGAAACCCAGGGTGTTGTGGTTGATCGGGCGGAGGTCGGGCAAGATGGCCGGGTCGATCCCGAGGCAATGGCCAATCGTCTTCGGCCAGGAAGCACCCTGGCGACACTTATCCTAGCCCAGAATGAGACGGGAGTTCTTCAGAACGTTCAAGGTCTGGCCGAACGTGCCAGGGAACTCGGAGTTCCCGTCCATACGGACGCTGTTCAGGCGGTTGGGAGAGTGCCGGTCGATTTTCGACAGTTGGGCGTGGCAACTCTTGCCACCAGTGCTCACAAGTTTCACGGACCGGCCGGGGTCGGCGTGCTGCTTGTTCGATCGGACGTCTCCCTCACACCAAGGCTCTTTGGCGGGGGCCAGCAGTCGGGAAAGCGAGCTGGGACACCGGCCGTGGCACTTGCGGTTGGGATGGCCGAGGCACTTCGGCTCTGGCATCGAGACGCCGAGCAACGCATCGATCGCTGGATTCGTTTGAGGGATCGTCTGGAGTCGTTTCTCGTTGCGGGGCTTGGTCGGGCATCCGTGATTCGGACGGGACCGGAAGACGCTCAGGATCGACTTCCTCAGACGCTTCACCTAGCTTTCCCCAACCTTGATGGGGATGCCTTGCTGATGCAGCTTGACCTTGTCGGAGTTGCGGCATCACTCGGATCGGCTTGTGCCAGTGGCTCGACTCAACCCTCAGCAACCTTGATGGCCATGAAGGTGCCGGAGGATCGTATACGCTCGTCGGTCCGATTCAGCCTTGGAGCGACGACGACCGAGGAGGAGATCGACGAAGCCGCCCTGAGGATCATTGAGGTGGTGCGCCGGATACGTTCTGGTGATGGAGAGTTAACTCAAGGTCCCACGTGATCTCCGAGCGGAGGATCGCGATCCCGGCCCTCGCCCGATCCGTCGAGCAGAGGCCGGGTGATCCCCCCAATCATTTCGGGAGATTGCTACAGATCTGTGCCCGTGTCTGGAGATCATGAACCGCATTTTCCATCGCCTTCAGGGCCGCGATCGTCTCCCGAGAGACCTCGAGATGCCCATCAATCAGCAACTGGATTTGCTCCTGAAACAGTTTCTGATTCTCGACGTTCTGGCTCATCAAGCGGTTAATTTGCTCCTGAAATGACGACTGAGACGCCACGACACGAGCATTGAACACCTCAGTTATCTGACCCAAGCTAATTTGAGTACGCTCCTGTTGCTTGAGAAAAAGAATGACGGTCACAATCAGGGCCGCGACACTACCACCGCCTGGCAGCATCTTCAGCAATTCGACTTCCACGATCGGACTCTCCGGCTTGCAGGTGCAGCACTCTTGCGAGAGTGGTGGGCTATGCTCCTCCCTCTGGGTCGTGTCCTGGGCTCGGTCCGCCGATCCGGTCCGTTTCCGACGGAACGCGTGTTGTCAACGAGTGAGAACGTGCTCGTCCTGGATCTCCTGAGGAAACCCTCGCAACGATTGCTCCTGAATCCACCCTGAATCAACTGAGTGAGGGCTGGCCGAGATCGTTTGCCGTGGGGGTACATTGCTTCGGGAGATCGTCCGTCCGGAAAAAAGAGAAACGACGTCCTCGTCTCCCTTACCTTTAAGATCACTTTCCTCTGGCACCCTTAGGCACTTTTTTCTCGATTTCTTTTTCGGCCCGTGGTCCAAATCAATCGAGGCAACGCGCTGACCGAAGGGACGCGCCAAATTAGCTGCAGTCCGATGCGGAGGGTCCCGGAGCGTTCGAGGATCTCATCAATGGATCGGTTGCAAATGGGCTCAGAGCCTCGGCCATCTCCCTGGCTGACGGCCAGCGATCCAACGGGTTTTTTTCCAACGATCGTCGGATGATCCGATCAAATGCTTCCGGAACGTCTCTCCGGTGAACGCGGAGCGGTACGGCCGGATGTTCCAGAGTCTTGGTAATGGCATCCGCGTTCTTCGGGTCGAAATCGAGGAAGGGGTATCGACCACTCAGCAGGTAGTAGAGTGTTGCCCCTGCGCTGTAAATGTCGGCTGCCCCCTGAACATCGCGGAACCCTCGGATGTGATCAGGGGACAGGAACCCCATCGATCCGCCGAAGTCTCCCTCGATGGTCATGCCCTTGAAACCGGCGTCGTCGCGAAAATTCTTGGCCAGTCCAAAATCAGATAGTTTCACAAGCGGTCGTCGAACCCCTCCCATCACCAACACGTTCGAGGGTTTGATGTCTCGGTGAACGAATCCGCGCTGATGGGCATGATCGAGTGCGAGGAGCAATTGTTTCCCGATCGAGGCAATGGCCTGCAGCGGCGGTAG
It contains:
- a CDS encoding cysteine desulfurase family protein; translation: MGPIYLDHNASAPLAPEVLEAMRPFWLAPGNPESRHSFGRHPRRAYEHARETIASILNADTSEVIFTSGGTESNNLAIFGIAGDDRPAEVRHLVTSPIEHPAVSEAVDHLETQGVVVDRAEVGQDGRVDPEAMANRLRPGSTLATLILAQNETGVLQNVQGLAERARELGVPVHTDAVQAVGRVPVDFRQLGVATLATSAHKFHGPAGVGVLLVRSDVSLTPRLFGGGQQSGKRAGTPAVALAVGMAEALRLWHRDAEQRIDRWIRLRDRLESFLVAGLGRASVIRTGPEDAQDRLPQTLHLAFPNLDGDALLMQLDLVGVAASLGSACASGSTQPSATLMAMKVPEDRIRSSVRFSLGATTTEEEIDEAALRIIEVVRRIRSGDGELTQGPT